The following are from one region of the Salvia splendens isolate huo1 chromosome 2, SspV2, whole genome shotgun sequence genome:
- the LOC121782414 gene encoding uncharacterized protein LOC121782414, which translates to MAHLLRPLFHLPRWRYRRSAVSQLLSFHSAPGRATTCLPFSTLFSSTCRQVHSRARALKLRDSPPFSDANESGDELSDGGDVKKSRNERKREARRAVRWGMDLANFSPSQIKRIVRVAELEQEVFEAIMVVKRLGSDVREGKRRQYNYIGKLLLGVEPELMDGLIQAIKDGDLSKFQELSGTELAIDNDAESEEEISEEEEEEEEDYTNMAVVTRWFDGLVNKDLDITNEIYSLREVDFDRQELRQLVRKVQCASAQDAGVEGRVEADANAGRSLTRFLRGLADQLPDE; encoded by the exons ATGGCGCACCTGCTGCGGCCGCTCTTTCACTTGCCACGGTGGCGCTACCGCCGCTCCGCCGTGTCGCAACTTCTCAGCTTCCACTCAGCTCCGGGTCGCGCCACCACTTGTCTTCCTTTCTCCACACTCTTCTCCTCTACATGCCGCCAAGTTCATTCCCGCGCACGCGCTCTGAAATTGCGCGATTCTCCTCCGTTCTCCGACGCTAATGAGAGCGGCGACGAATTATCTGATGGAGGTGATGTAAAGAAGAGCCGAAACGAGAGAAAGCGGGAGGCTAGGCGCGCCGTTCGCTGGGGTATGGACTTAGCAAACTTCTCTCCGTCTCAAATCAAGCGCATTGTAAG AGTGGCTGAACTTGAGCAAGAGGTGTTTGAGGCAATTATGGTAGTAAAG AGACTTGGTTCTGATGTTCGGGAAGGAAAGCGCCGACAATATAATTATATAG GAAAACTGCTACTTGGAGTAGAACCTGAATTAATGGATGGCTTAATTCAGGCAATAAAAGATGGAGATCTGAGTAAGTTTCAAGAATTATCAGGTACAGAATTGGCAATTGACAACGATGCAGAGTCAGAAGAAGAAATTtcagaggaggaggaggaagaagaagag GATTACACAAATATGGCTGTTGTAACCAGATGGTTCGATGGCCTAGTTAATAAGGATCTTGACATTACCAATGAGATTTACTCACTTCGAGAGGTTGACTTTGATCGTCAG GAACTTCGACAATTGGTTAGAAAAGTGCAGTGTGCATCAGCACAGGACGCCGGTGTAGAAGGGAGGGTGGAAGCAGACGCTAATGCAGGAAGGTCTCTCACTCGTTTTCTCCGAGGTCTTGCCGATCAACTCCCAGATGAGTAG
- the LOC121782402 gene encoding thaumatin-like protein 1b isoform X1: MGKLYFHVVFLVLSNSFIAEVYSSATFTFVNKCKFTVWPGILSNAGISQLPTTGFALQTGESKIITAPSSWGGRFWGRTHCSEDPTGKFTCLTGDCGSGKLECAGGNAATPATLAEFTLDGDAGKDFYDLSLVDGYNLPILVAPQGGTGTNCSKAECGADLNSDCPAELRVASAGGEGVACRSACDAFGSEQYCCSGAYGTPAACKPSQYAQTFKRACPQAYSYAYDDLTSTFTCVGADYIITFCPSPNTSQKSSSESTAAGGSNTPFDGNMVYEGALEVSSAPSTYGHVVGGAVAVVAAIWRLSYLT, from the exons ATGGGAAAGCTTTACTTCCATGTTGTCTTCCTTGTTCTTTCAAATTCCTTCATAGCAG AAGTGTATTCATCAGCCACATTCACATTCGTCAACAAATGCAAGTTCACAGTGTGGCCAGGCATTCTATCCAACGCCGGGATCTCTCAGCTCCCCACCACCGGCTTCGCGCTGCAGACCGGCGAATCCAAAATCATAACCGCGCCGTCGTCCTGGGGCGGCCGATTTTGGGGACGCACACACTGCTCCGAAGATCCGACCGGAAAATTCACCTGCCTGACCGGCGATTGCGGATCCGGCAAGCTCGAATGCGCCGGCGGCAACGCCGCGACGCCGGCGACGCTGGCTGAATTCACACTCGACGGCGACGCCGGGAAGGACTTCTACGATCTGAGCCTCGTCGACGGCTACAACCTGCCGATTCTGGTGGCGCCGCAGGGCGGCACCGGCACCAACTGCAGCAAGGCGGAGTGCGGCGCGGATCTGAACAGCGATTGCCCGGCGGAGCTGCGCGTGGCCAGCGCCGGAGGGGAGGGAGTCGCGTGCAGGAGCGCGTGCGACGCGTTCGGCAGCGAGCAGTACTGCTGCAGCGGCGCGTACGGCACGCCGGCGGCGTGCAAGCCGTCGCAGTACGCGCAGACGTTCAAGCGCGCGTGCCCGCAGGCGTACAGCTACGCGTATGACGACCTCACCAGCACCTTCACTTGCGTCGGCGCCGACTACATCATCACCTTCTGCCCCTCGCCTAACACCAG TCAAAAATCTTCATCGGAATCAACGGCGGCGGGTGGCAGCAATACACCGTTTGACGGCAACATGGTGTATGAAGGTGCGTTGGAGGTGAGCTCTGCGCCGTCCACATATGGACACGTAGTGGGCGGAGCTGTCGCCGTAGTGGCGGCAATATGGCGGTTGAGCTATCTTACCTAA
- the LOC121782402 gene encoding thaumatin-like protein 1b isoform X2 — protein MGKLYFHVVFLVLSNSFIAEVYSSATFTFVNKCKFTVWPGILSNAGISQLPTTGFALQTGESKIITAPSSWGGRFWGRTHCSEDPTGKFTCLTGDCGSGKLECAGGNAATPATLAEFTLDGDAGKDFYDLSLVDGYNLPILVAPQGGTGTNCSKAECGADLNSDCPAELRVASAGGEGVACRSACDAFGSEQYCCSGAYGTPAACKPSQYAQTFKRACPQAYSYAYDDLTSTFTCVGADYIITFCPSPNTR, from the exons ATGGGAAAGCTTTACTTCCATGTTGTCTTCCTTGTTCTTTCAAATTCCTTCATAGCAG AAGTGTATTCATCAGCCACATTCACATTCGTCAACAAATGCAAGTTCACAGTGTGGCCAGGCATTCTATCCAACGCCGGGATCTCTCAGCTCCCCACCACCGGCTTCGCGCTGCAGACCGGCGAATCCAAAATCATAACCGCGCCGTCGTCCTGGGGCGGCCGATTTTGGGGACGCACACACTGCTCCGAAGATCCGACCGGAAAATTCACCTGCCTGACCGGCGATTGCGGATCCGGCAAGCTCGAATGCGCCGGCGGCAACGCCGCGACGCCGGCGACGCTGGCTGAATTCACACTCGACGGCGACGCCGGGAAGGACTTCTACGATCTGAGCCTCGTCGACGGCTACAACCTGCCGATTCTGGTGGCGCCGCAGGGCGGCACCGGCACCAACTGCAGCAAGGCGGAGTGCGGCGCGGATCTGAACAGCGATTGCCCGGCGGAGCTGCGCGTGGCCAGCGCCGGAGGGGAGGGAGTCGCGTGCAGGAGCGCGTGCGACGCGTTCGGCAGCGAGCAGTACTGCTGCAGCGGCGCGTACGGCACGCCGGCGGCGTGCAAGCCGTCGCAGTACGCGCAGACGTTCAAGCGCGCGTGCCCGCAGGCGTACAGCTACGCGTATGACGACCTCACCAGCACCTTCACTTGCGTCGGCGCCGACTACATCATCACCTTCTGCCCCTCGCCTAACACCAGGTGA
- the LOC121793117 gene encoding uncharacterized protein LOC121793117, producing the protein MTISNAVVGNLTTIYLVVIATMKAYGLAVGRSFGSAYVLALSTAVVAAVLVASLAWDVSRKVTQALMARDSHHEMCRGGICWHGVAVKSPASEVRFRLPHHHHLR; encoded by the coding sequence ATGACGATCTCGAACGCCGTGGTGGGGAATTTGACGACAATCTACCTCGTCGTGATCGCCACGATGAAGGCGTACGGCCTCGCCGTGGGGCGGAGCTTCGGCAGCGCCTACGTCCTCGCCCTCTCCACCGCCGTGGTGGCCGCCGTCCTCGTCGCCAGCCTCGCCTGGGACGTCTCGCGGAAGGTGACGCAGGCGCTCATGGCGCGCGATAGCCACCACGAGATGTGCCGCGGCGGCATCTGCTGGCACGGCGTCGCCGTCAAATCGCCGGCATCTGAGGTCCGGTTCCGCCTCcctcaccaccaccacctcagATAA
- the LOC121771001 gene encoding chaperone protein dnaJ 11, chloroplastic-like: MASTSFPLHNKLFSRRFTAIPPPHSPIDLRSSLRVSAGYATAERTRTASPAASCYDVLGLDVCATFQEIKSAYRRLARTLHPDVADKRGGGDAADEFIRVHAAYATLSDPEKRAVYDNTLSWRPAVASAADYSAAARRGRSWETDQCW; the protein is encoded by the coding sequence ATGGCATCCACATCCTTTCCCCTCCACAACAAGCTATTCTCCCGCCGCTTCACCGCGATTCCGCCGCCGCATTCTCCGATCGACCTCCGGAGCTCGCTCCGCGTCTCCGCCGGCTACGCCACCGCGGAGAGAACCAGGACCGCCTCCCCGGCGGCGTCGTGCTACGACGTGCTAGGGCTCGACGTCTGCGCAACTTTCCAGGAAATCAAATCCGCCTACCGCAGGCTGGCGCGGACTCTGCACCCCGACGTCGCCGACAAGCGCGGCGGCGGCGATGCGGCGGACGAATTCATTCGAGTCCACGCGGCGTACGCCACACTCTCCGATCCGGAGAAGCGCGCGGTGTACGACAACACTCTATCCTGGCGGCCGGCGGTTGCTTCAGCCGCTGATTACTCCGCGGCGGCGCGGCGAGGGCGGTCGTGGGAGACTGATCAGTGCTGGTAA